In the Clostridium gelidum genome, AGTATGAAATAGTTAAAAATCCTACAAATCCTACTATTAATAATATTGCTAAAATTGATTTTTTATTATTCATATAAACCTCCTAAAATGTTAAAAATGAAAGTACTTTATTTAAATAACCAGTCATAATTGAAATACCTATAATCACAAGAATTATCCCAGATATTCTATTTATAACTTTGTAATTCCTTTTTATAAAATTGAATGTTTCCTTTAGTTTATCTATTAAAATAGCACATATTACAAAGGGTATGCCAAGTCCTATGCTATAAACTAAAAGCATTAAAGCACCTTTTATAATATCTTGTGAATTGACTGCAATCATCAACGCAGTTCCTAAAAATGTACCAACACAGGGTGTCCATCCTATTGCAAAAATCATCCCAAACAAAATTGAAGATAAAAATTTAAATGTTTTTATTTCAGCATTCATCTTTAGACTTCTTCCTAAAAATGGAATTTTAAATATTCCCATATAATTAGCGCCGAACAAAACTACTATAAATCCACCTAAAATATTGATAATAACACTTTGCTCTTTTATAAAACTTCCAAAAGTTCCAGCAAGTGTACCTAATAGTGTAAATATTATTGTAAACCCTAATACAAAACCTAAAGAATTTACTAATGCATTATATTTACTTTTAGCACCATTTTCATTTCCACCTACAAAATATGATACATATAAAGGTAATAGCGGCAAAATACAAGGTGATATAAAGGTTATTATTCCTTCTAAAAACAACAGAAAATATTCCATACTTTATCAGTCCCCTTAAAATGTGTTTAATAATTTCATTTGCAAGTTTGCAACATAATTATTTTTCTACTTTATATTATAAATTATTTATACATATTTTTATGTGATTAAGTCACATATTAATACGCTAAAACAGGTAGTTCAATTTGAACTACCTGTTAATACACAAATTATGAGCATAGAAATCAGCTTAAATGTTAAGCCAAGGATGGTACATTTTCCTTTAAATAATTAATTATTTCATTAACTGATTGCTCATAATTCAAAAAGTAATGTCCCTCTAAATCTAAGGAAATATGACTTATATTATTTTTATTCTTGCAATTTTCAACTAGAATATTACTCATTTTTTTGCTAGGCCAGAACTTGTCATTTTCAGCAGAAAGCAAGAATATTTTACCTTTATAGTTGTCCAAATTAATTACTGCATCTTTATTGTAATTTTTTTCTATGGACTTTTCATGAATTTTGCAAAAATGTTTGTTCTTTGCATCTTCTATATCTTCTTTATCAAAGTCAAATTTAATATATGGTAATTCCTTATTATTAAATGACCATGAAGATTTAGGCTCTGCTATACCCATACTAAAAAGATTTTCTGGTAACCCTTGGAATACATAGCAAGTAGAAACACAAACAATAGTAATTGCTGATTCCATGTAATTTGATAACAGTAAAGCAGCTTCTCCTCCTTTAGATTGACCAATAACAACTACTTGATTATCTGCTATTTTATGCTTTTCTTTGATAAAACCAATAGCATTTATAAAGTATTCCATTGGAACCATTTCTAAAGATTTAGGAAGATCTAACACCCCAAAATATGCTAGTAGTAAAACATTATAATTTGATTTTAAATAATTTATTAAATCTTCACTTAAAGGAGCTGGAAGCCCGGGTCTGCTCCCTCCTATAATAACAACTAGTGGCTTGCCCTCATTTTCATAAAAATCACCATAAATTTCTCTTGTTCGATATTCTTGCATAATAACATCTCCTTAAATTTAATATATTAGGCACAATCAAAAAAATAACAAGTCCATCTGCCAGCCTATTTTCCATCATCCTGCGTCAGCAAAATGCCATAATAGGCTCGCTATGATGGCACTTTACTTCCTTGCCTGATGAAAAATATCCATGGCAGTTTTGGACTTATTATTTATTTTCATGTGCCTTAAAAACTCGACATATAATAAAGTACAATTAATGAAACTGGAATAAGTAAATCTGGAATAACCTGAAATGCATTTCCAGGTTTAAAATTCTTTGATCTTATGATTTCCTGAATATGGACAATAGTTGCTCCCAAATATAATGGACTTACAATAACAATTGTAGCTAAATAAAATTCTCTACCCATCCATATACAGAGAAGTCCTGCAATTCCCTGTCCTAATTCAGCATATCCTAATTCTTTTTGAAAGAAGCTTCCTTTTTGCCATCCAATAAAATCTGCAATCATATCCGATTTAAATACATGTCCTAAAAATCCTATAAAACTTGTTAAAGTCAGAGTTATTGTTAATTGATAAAAAAGAAAGTTTTCTGCAATAGCACTCAGAGTTCTTAAATCTCTATTTAATATAGTTGTAATTATTCCAACAGAGATTCCTATAATCCACGAAATTAAAAAGATCATATTATTCATTCCCCTCATTTATAAAGTTTTCAAAATAATTCTCTTTAAATAAATTTCTTATATATGTTTCAATTTCTTTTATATCAAAGTCCATCTTAAATGCATTTAGATTATAAATTGCTAAATTAAAAGCAACATCTTCAATATCCTTTTTATTTTCATCCATAATGTAAGATAACATAACTCCATTAATAGAATATATAAATGAAATAGTCGCTATTTCAACATCAATAATTTCAACTAGATTATTTTTTTTCATGATTTCAAATATAGGCATAACAACATTCTTTATAGAATTTATAATTTCTTTATGCTTATTTTCAAATGTTTCATTAATGCTTATAGTTTTTAATAATAATATTAATACTAGTTCTGGATTTTTATCTTGGACATAAACAAGTGATGAAATAATACATGCTAATCTTTTAGCACCTGTCACTTCACAATCATTACCAACTATCTTAGCCATTTGAAAATGCATATCAGCAATTTCATCATATAAAGCTAGTAAAATTTCTTCTTTATTTGAAAAATAGGAATAAAAACTTCCTACTGAAACTTTTGCTTCTTCAGTAATGTCTTTTATAGAGCTATCATTATATCCTTTAGTTGAAATTACTTTTGCAGCAGCTTGTAATAACTTTTTTCTTTTAATATTCTTGCGTAAATCTATTTTATCCATACCTAACCTCCATATTTTTAAAATTGAAATTGAATTCATATTCAATTTCAACATTATCATATCCTAAGTTTATTGTCAAACACTTCATTAAAAATAAAAATACTGACTTTTATATTACTAAAGTCAGTATTTTCATTGCTAATTATTACTCCTCTATTAAATTTAGTTTATTACTATATACTCTAAAAGCTGTTATTATTGAGCCAATTACACATATCAATAAAAGTTAAAGTATTTTTCTTCCCTCATTTACTGCTTCTACTCTATTTTTCACTCCAAGCTTAGAATATATATTTATAATATGAGTTTTTACTGTTGAAACAGATATAAAAAGTTTCTCCCCAATTTCTTTATTACTCAATCCATCTATTAAAGTTTTAAGAACTTCTATTTCTCTAGGACTTAACACTTCATTTTCATCCTTTATACCAACTACTTCACTAAGCTTCTTCACAAATTCTTTATTATCTTTATCTTCTAATAACTGCACTTTAAACTTTTGTATTATTTCTTTTAGGTATTCCCTGGTTTTGAAATATGGAAACAATATATCTTCATCTCTAGAATAAAATATAACTTCCTTTAAAATATTTAAACATTCCCTTGTATTATCAGGCGTAAGTTTATTTAGCAGTATCACTTTCCATACTAGAGAATATACAAGCAAATATCCTATCCCATTCTTTCTAGATATAAATGCAATTCTATTAAATTCATTTAAACTCTCTTCATATTTCCCTTTCTTAAAAAGAACCATTCCATATGTTATCCCTAGAATGTCAGAATAAGTTGATTTCTCATACTGCCTTTTATAAATCTCTATAAATTCATCATACTCTTCTGTTTTTATCCTATTTTCAAAAAATAACAATCTAATCTTAAGTGCT is a window encoding:
- a CDS encoding TetR/AcrR family transcriptional regulator; amino-acid sequence: MDKIDLRKNIKRKKLLQAAAKVISTKGYNDSSIKDITEEAKVSVGSFYSYFSNKEEILLALYDEIADMHFQMAKIVGNDCEVTGAKRLACIISSLVYVQDKNPELVLILLLKTISINETFENKHKEIINSIKNVVMPIFEIMKKNNLVEIIDVEIATISFIYSINGVMLSYIMDENKKDIEDVAFNLAIYNLNAFKMDFDIKEIETYIRNLFKENYFENFINEGNE
- a CDS encoding DUF6790 family protein yields the protein MIFLISWIIGISVGIITTILNRDLRTLSAIAENFLFYQLTITLTLTSFIGFLGHVFKSDMIADFIGWQKGSFFQKELGYAELGQGIAGLLCIWMGREFYLATIVIVSPLYLGATIVHIQEIIRSKNFKPGNAFQVIPDLLIPVSLIVLYYMSSF
- a CDS encoding cytochrome c biogenesis CcdA family protein, encoding MEYFLLFLEGIITFISPCILPLLPLYVSYFVGGNENGAKSKYNALVNSLGFVLGFTIIFTLLGTLAGTFGSFIKEQSVIINILGGFIVVLFGANYMGIFKIPFLGRSLKMNAEIKTFKFLSSILFGMIFAIGWTPCVGTFLGTALMIAVNSQDIIKGALMLLVYSIGLGIPFVICAILIDKLKETFNFIKRNYKVINRISGIILVIIGISIMTGYLNKVLSFLTF
- a CDS encoding acyl-CoA thioester hydrolase/BAAT C-terminal domain-containing protein — encoded protein: MQEYRTREIYGDFYENEGKPLVVIIGGSRPGLPAPLSEDLINYLKSNYNVLLLAYFGVLDLPKSLEMVPMEYFINAIGFIKEKHKIADNQVVVIGQSKGGEAALLLSNYMESAITIVCVSTCYVFQGLPENLFSMGIAEPKSSWSFNNKELPYIKFDFDKEDIEDAKNKHFCKIHEKSIEKNYNKDAVINLDNYKGKIFLLSAENDKFWPSKKMSNILVENCKNKNNISHISLDLEGHYFLNYEQSVNEIINYLKENVPSLA